The DNA region CCAGCTCAACCTGACCTGGGGCGTCGAGACCTTCCTCGGCCCGCACGTCGACTCGACCGACGCGATGGTCGACCAGGTCGACGAGCTGCTCCTGAAGTACGGCCACTGCGAGAAGGGCGACATCGTCGTCATCACGGCCGGCTCCCCGCCCGGAGTCTCCGGCTCCACGAACCTGGTCCGCGTCCACCACATCGGCGAGGACGACAGCCCCAAGTAGGGGCGTGGGGTCAGTACTTGGGGCCTACGTGGGCGTCCATGAGGGCTACGGAGGCGCGGCGGGCGACGGAGATGTTGCGTGAGTTCGCTTGTCTCCAATCGACGCCGACTGTGTCGAGTGCATTGGTGTAGAGCTGCCTGATGTCCGCCGATAGGTTCGTGAAGAAGTACCGCGGATACTCATAGCGCCTGCGCTCGCCTTCGACGAGGCGCGTGGCCCAGTTGGTGATGCGACAGCCGTCGGAGTGGACGAGGCCGCGGATGAACTCCCACGGGTGGGCGTCGACAATCTCCTGTTGCCAGGGCTCCAGGGCGATGGTGCGTTCATGCTTCTTGCCCGGGCCGTGCTGGGGGAGAAGCAGGGCCAGTGCTTGCTGGTCGCGGTGACTGCTACACAGCCGTCCTTCTTCACGCGGAACACGCTGTTGTCCGGGCGTGCGGAGCGAATTGCGGATTCGCACGCGTCGATGAGCCCTGGCCAGGCGTTGTCGCACACGATGCGGATGAAGTACACGCCTCTACGGTGAGCGTTGATGCAGCCGTCACCGAGATAGAGGCCCAGGAGATAGGCGTACGCTGCCGGGTTCTCGGGTGGTCCGGGCGCGCCCTGGCACCGAGGACACGGCTTGCCGACGCGCTTGAGCGGTTCGATCCGCGTCTGCCATGAGCGGATCGCCGACCGGGAGACGCCAGTCTCCTTACTGACCGAGTTAAGGCTGCGCCCCTGGTCAATCAGCGCGAGTACCCGCTTACGTGCAACCACGTCGTACATGTGGCCACTGTCCGGGCGAGATTGGGGCGACACGCAGCAAAAAGCGGATGTTCACGAGAACGTGAACATCCGCTTCCAAATGGTGACCTTGGAATGCCAGGAAAAGTGCCCCGAGTCGGACTCGAACCGACACTGTATGGGTTTTGAATCCATTGCCTGCTGCCAATTGGGCTACCGGGGCCCGGTGAATCGAAGGTTTACTTCGACCCGCCGCCTGACCACCATACCGCAGCTAGGTACGCTCTTGGGAGCAGTACTTGCCTGCATTGGAACGAGGAGCCCCCGTGACCGCCCCCGAGTCGCCCCAGCCCGTAGACGCGCCCGACGACGACAAGTCGCACGTGCCTCCGCTGACGACCCGTGTCGTCATCGCCGAGGACGAGGCGTTGATCCGTCTCGACCTCAAGGAGATGCTCGAAGAAGAGGGGTACACGGTCGTAGGCGAGGCCGGTGACGGTGAGCAGGCCGTCGAGCTCGCCCGGGAGCACCGCCCCGACCTCGTGATCCTCGATGTGAAGATGCCGAAGCTGGATGGCATCTCGGCCGCGGAGAAGATCGCCGAGGAGTCCATCGCCCCGGTGCTGATGCTCACCGCGTTCTCACAGCGCGACCTCGTCGAGCGTGCCCGCGACGCCGGTGCGATGGCGTATCTGGTGAAGCCGTTCAGCAAGAGCGATGTCGTTCCGGCGATCGAGATGGCTGTCTCCCGCTTCACGGAGTTGAAGGCGCTGGAGAAGGAGATCGAGGATCTCACGACGCGTCTGGAGACCCGGAAGCTCGTCGACCGTGCGAAGTCCGTGCTGCAGACGGAGTACGGCCTGTCGGAGCCGGCCGCGTTCCGTTGGATTCAGAAGACGTCGATGGATCGTCGTATGTCGATGCAGCAGGTCGCGGAGGCGGTCATTCAGGACGCCGACGAGAAGAAGGCCGCGAAGGGTTGAGCGTCGCGCGTCGTGAGTGGCGCGTGTATGTACGTACATGGCTGAGGCCCGCACCCCGTGTCATCGGGTGCGGGCCTCAGCCGTATGCGAGAAGCCGGGTTCGTGTAGACCGGCTCAGTCCTCGCCGAGGTACGCCTTGCGGACCGATTCGTCGTGCAGGAGGTCCTGGCCGGATCCGGAGAGGACGATGCTGCCGACCTCCATGACGTGTCCCTGGTCGGCGAGCGAGAGTGCTGCCTGGGCGTTCTGCTCGACGAGCAGGATGGTGGTGCCCTGGGACTTGAGTTCGGAGATCGTGGCCATGATCTTCTGCATCATGATCGGCGAGAGGCCCATGGAGGGTTCGTCGAGCATGAGCAGCTTGGGCTGGGACATCAGGGCCCGGCCCATGGCGAGCATCTGCTGCTCGCCGCCGGAGAGGGTTCCCGCGGCCTGCTTCCTGCGCTCCCCGAGGATGGGGAAGAGGTCGTAGGCGCGCTGGATGTCCTTGTCGATGCCTGCCTTGTCGGTGCGCAGGAAGGCTCCGAGGCGGAGGTTGTCCTCGATCGTCATGCGGGGGAAGATGTGCCGCCCCTCGGGGGAGTGCGCGAGCCCGAGGGAGACGATCTGGTGGGCGGGGGTCTTCTTCAGTGACTTGCCCTGGAACTTGATCTGGCCGCCGACGGGCTTGAGGAGGCCGGAGAGGGTGCGCAGGGTGGTGGTCTTGCCGGCGCCGTTGGTGCCGATGAGGGTGACGACCTGGCCGGCGTCGACCTTGAAGGAGATGCCCTTGACGGCTTCGATCTTGCCGTAGGCGACTCGGAGGTCCTCGACTTCGAGCAGTGCGGTCATCGGTCGTTCTCCTTGCGGGGCGCGGCGTCCGTGGAGGCGTCGGCCTGCGCCTCGGCGGCTTCGACCTCGGCGACCTCCTCCTGGCCGGGTGCGTCTTCGAAGGGTTCGCCGAGGTAGGCGGCGATGACGCGTTCGTCGCCCTGGACGGTGGCGCTGTCGCCTTCGACGAGTTTTTCGCCCTGGACGAGGACGGCGACGCGGTCGCAGAGGTTGAAGATGAACCGCATGTCGTGCTCGATGACGAGGACGGCGATGCCCATGTCGCGGATGGCGAAGACGAGTTCCTCGGTGGCCCGGGTTTCCTGCGGGTTCATTCCGGCGGTGGGCTCGTCGAGGAGGAGCAGGCCGGGTTCGCTGGCGAGGGCGCGGGCGATTTCGAGCTTGCGCTGTTCGCCGTAGGGGAGGTTCCTGGCGAGGTGGTCGCGCTTGGCGGCGAGGCCGATGAACTCGAGGAGTTCCATGGCGCGGTCTTCGCTGGTTTTTTCGGCCTTCTTGAAGCCGGGGCCGCGTACGAGTGCGGACCAGAGTCCTTCTTTGGTGCGGGTGTGGCGGCCGACGAGCACGTTTTCCAGGACCGTCATGTTGGAGAAGAGACGGATGTTCTGGAAGGTGCGGGCGACGCCGGCGGCCGTGACCTTGAAGGACTGGGGCGGCAGAACCTTGCCCTTGTAGCGGACCTCGCCCTCGGTGGGGGTGTAGAGGCCGGTGAGGCAGTTGAAGAACGTGGTCTTGCCGGCGCCGTTGGGGCCGATGAGGCCGACGATTTCTCCGCTGTTGACCTGGAGGTCGACGTTGCGTACGGCGGTGAGGCCGCCGAAGCGCATGGTGACGCCTCGTGCGTCGAGCACGGTTTCGCCGGGTGCGGTGGCGCCGGGGGCGGCGCCCTTGGTGGTGATGTCGGTAGTCATCGTGGTCAGGCCCCTGCCTTGCTGAGGACTGTGGGAGCTTCCGCTTCCTCGTGGAATTCGAGCTGGCGGCGCCGGTTCGGGATGAGGCCTTCCGGACGGAAGCGCATCAGCAGGACGAGCGCGAGGCCGAAGGCGAGGAGCTGGTAGTCGCCGAGGAACTGGAGCTTGGCGGGGATCAGGTAGAGCAGTGCGGCGCCGACGAGCGGTCCGCTGATGGTGCCCATGCCGCCGAGGACGACCGCTGCGAGCAGGAAGGCCGAGTTGGGCGGGACGACGTGGGCGAACTGGTACTGCTCGGGTGTCACGGTGTAGGTGACGTGTGCCTGGACGGATCCGGCGAGGCCGGCGAGTGCGGCGCCGAGGGCGAAGGCGATGAGCTTGACGCGGAAGCCGTTGATGCCCATGGCGAGCGCGGCGGTCTCGTCCTCGCGGATGGCGACCCAGGCGCGGCCGATGCGGGAGTCGCCGCTGCGGCGGAAGACGACCACGACGACCAGCGTGATGAGGAGCATCAGCAGGAAGTAGTTGGCGAACCGCGCGATGGTGAATCCGGCGATGGTGTGTTCTTGGCCGAAGTCGAACCCGAGGATGTTGAGGTTCGGGATCGAGGAGATGCCGTTGGAGCCGTTGGTGATGTCGGGTCCGCTGGTGCCGTCCATGTTGAGGACGGTGATGCGGAAGATCTCACCGAAGCCGAGGGTGACGATGGCGAGGTAGTCGCCGCGCAGTCGGAGGGTCGGGGCGCCGATGAGGACGCCGAAGACCATGGCGACGGCTGCGCCGAGGAGGGCGGAGGCCCAGAACGGCAGGTGGATGTCGAAGGGGGAGGAGGGGGAGCCGGAGACCATGGCCGCGGTGTAGGCGCCGACGCCGAGGAAGGCGACGTATCCGAGGTCGAGGAGTCCGGCGAGGCCGACGACGATGTTGAGGCCGAGGGCGACGGTGGCGAAGATCAGGATGTAGACGCCGATGGTCGCGTACTGGTCGTCGGACTGGGTGAAGGGGAATGCGGCGGCGGCGACGAACGCGCCGATCATGGTGACGTTGCGGTGCTTGGAGGTGAGTGCGGAGAGCCTGTTGACGAGTCCGGCCTTGGCCGCGGCGGCGAAGCCCAGGCCCGCGGTGATGAGGAAGCCGATGAACTGTTCGTCGTATTCGGTGCCGATGCCGTAGGTGAAGACGGTCAGGCCGAGGGCCAGTGCGGCGACGATGACGAGGATTTCGGCGTATGCGGGGAGCTTGTGGGCCTGGGGCTTGGTGGTGCCGGAGGCGAAGGCGGCCTTGACGACGGTGACGTCGTACCGCCTCTGGTGGCGGAACTGCTCCCAGGCGGTGTCGTCGGGGTCGTGGGGGTCGGGTGCCGGCCGTTGGAACGGCAGGGCGAGTGAGCCGACCAGGGCGGCGAGGGTGGCGACGGCCACGATCCAGCCGCCGGGTTCGAGGTTGGCGAGGCCGCCGAGTTTGGTGCTGATCGCGATGATCGTGTACCAGGCGGTGGCGAACGCTGCGAGCGCGGCGAGCTTGATGGCGCTGTCGGCGCCTGCGGGGGTGAGCCAGCGCAGGCCCTTGATGCCGTAGGAGGAGAGGCCGAAGAGCGTGGTGAGGGCGCCGCCGATGAGGACGAGGACCTGCAGGCCGCCGGGGTAGCCGTAGACGGTGAGGTCGCCGGGGAATGCGGCGGTCCAGGTCCAGGCGAGGAAGGTGGAGATGATGGTGAGGATGCCGCCGCCGGTGGCGAGGGCGCGTCCGATGTTCGGGGGGATGCCGATGAGTCCGGCGGTGGAGCCGGCCGGCTCCTTGGCGGGCGTCTGGGGGCTGGTGGTCTGTGTGGTCATAGGTCTCACGCCCTGTCCGCGACGCGCTCGCCGAGCAGGCCTTGTGGCCTGAAGAGGAGCACGAGGATGAGGAGTACGAAGGCCCAGACGTTGGCCCAGGACTGGCCGCCGAGCTGTGACATGCCGGGGACGTCGGCGATGTAGGCGGTGGCCATGGTCTCGGCGAGGCCGAGGACGACGCCGCCGATCATGGCTCCGTAGATGTTGCCGATGCCGCCGAGGACGGCGGCGGTGAAGGCCTTGAGGCCGAGGATGAAGCCCATGCGGAAGTCGATCTGGCCGTACTTGAGGCCGTAGGCGAGGCCTCCGACGGCGGCGAACGCGGCGCCGAGGGCGAAGGCGACCACGATGATGCGGTCGGTGTTGATGCCCATGAGCTTGGCGGTGTCCGGGTCCTGGGCGGTGGCCTGCATGCCGCGTCCGGTCCGGGTCTTCATGACGAAGTAGGCGAGGACGGCCATGCTGATGGGGGCCGCGACGAAGAGGAAGACGTCACCGGTCTGGATGGTGACGCTGCCGATCTCGAAGGGGCCGCCTTCGATCTGCGGGAAGGTCCGCGCCGACTTGGCGTTGGGGTACCAGGCCCATACCGCCTGCTGGAGGGCCAGGGAGAGGCCGATGGCGGTGATGAGGGGGGCCAGGCGTGGTGCGGTGCGCAGGGGGCGGTAGGCGAATCGTTCCGCTCCGACTGCGACGGTGACGGCGACGAAGATGGCGCCGACGAGCATGAGCGGCAGGGCGATCCACATGGTGGTGCCGTCGGGGAGTACGTACAGATAGACCGTGAGCGCGCCGAAGGCCCCGGTCATGAAGATCTCGCCGTGGGCGAAGTTGATGAGCTGGACGATGCCATAGACCATCGTGTAGCCGATGGCGACCAGCCCGTACATGGATCCCAGTAGCAGGCCGTTGACCAGCTGCTGCGGCAGTTCGTTCACCGCATGTCCTCCGAGCGTTCGGATAGTCGAGGGATGTGACCGGATGCGAGTCCGCGCGGGGCGCTTGTGGTGCAGCGCCCCGCGCGGCTCATTGAGTGATGCGGGTGTGGATCAGCCTGTGTACGTGCCGGACTTCACCGGCTTCCAGGTGCCACCCTCGACGGAGTAGACGGTGAGCTGCTTGTTGGTGGCGTCGCCGTACTCGTCGAAGGAGACCTTGCCGGTCACGCCGTCGAAGGAGACACCCTGCATGGCCTCGGTGACCTTGGCGCGGGCGTCGTCCGGAAGCTTGCCGTCGTTGTCCTCGACGACCTTCTTCACGGCCTCGATGATCGCCCAGCCCGAGTCGTAGGAGTAGCCGCCGTACGCCTCGTAGGCCTCCTTGTAGCCCGCGGCCTTGTAGCTGGCGACGAACTCCTTGGCGGAGGGGAGGTCCTCGACGGGCGCGCCGACCGAGGTGGCGAGGTCGCCGGTGCCGCTGGCGCCGGCCAGCTTGATGAAGTCGGCGCTGTAGATGCCGTCGCCGCCGACCAGCGGGATCTTGGCGCCTGCGGCCTTGATCTGCTTGCTGAGCGGGCCGGCCTGCGGGTACTCGCCGCCGTAGTAGACGACGTCGGCGCCGGAGCTCTTCACCTGGGTGGCGACGGCGGAGAAGTCCTTGGTGTCGGGGTCGATGTGCTGCGTTCCGACGACCTTGCCGCCGAGCTTCTTGAACTCGTCGGTGAAGGTGGCGGCGAGGCCGGCACCGTAGGTCTTCTTGTCGTCGATTACGTAGACGCTCTTCTTCTTGGCGTCGTTGTAGACGTACTGCGCGGCGAACGGGCCCTGGATGGCGTCCGTGGTCGCGGTGCGGAAGTACGACTTGTACGGGCGGGCCTTCTCGCCGCCGTTCCACTTCGTGCCCTGGGTCAGGGCCGGGTTGGTGTTGGCGGGGGAGACCTCGACGAGCTTGGCGTCGTCGAAGACCTTCTGCATGGACTCGGCGACCGAGGAGTTCAGGGGGCCGACGACGCCGAGGACGTCCTTGTCGGCGACCAGCTTGGTGGCGTTCTGCTGGCCCGAGGAGGGCTGCGCCTGGTCGTCGAGGGCCTCGACCTTGAAGGTGACACCTTCGACGGTCTTCTCCTTGTTGGCCGTCTTGGCCGCAAGGTCCACGGAGTTCTTGATTCCGAGGCCCAGCGCGGAGAGGTCGCCGGTCAGCGGGGCGTCGACGCCGATGACGACGGTGGTTCCACCGCCGTTCGAGTCCGAACCGCCGCCGTCCTCGTCGCGCGAGCCGCAGGCGGTGAGGGTGAGTGCTCCCGCCGCCAACGCGGCGGTGATGGCGATGAGCGAACGTTGACGCACGATCAGCAGTCCTTTCCCTGGCACAGCCCTTCCTCGTGGAACGGGCCGAGTCGAGCGCTGGGCCGAAAATAATTCGAATCCGATGGCGCGGTGACTGGCCGTGACTCTAAGCGTGTCGGGGGAACGTGGAGGAGAGTCTGACTCATGCTGTGACGCTCTTGTTATGACACGAGGTAATGCAGAGCGGTACTCAGTGGGTGGATGGGCAGAATTCCGGCCGATTCGTCCGGTCCACATAGTGAGAACCTGCAGGACGTGCCGCGGTCATTTCAGGAGCGTCCTACTGTTTTGGTGCTGACCGGGAGTCGTTGCTACAGGCTACTTGAAGGGCCCCTGAGAGGTCGTGCGCATAGCGCTCGCCCAGGATGAAGCTGTGGTCTTCTATTGCGCGCGTATTACGCAGAGTTACGTCCAGGAAAGGGAGAGCGGCGTTTGACGGCACATTCGCGCATTCCGTGACATGCATCGTGACGACGATCTTGTGACCGAAACCGGGCTTGGTCCGGAACGGCGGGGGCGGAACCGACGTCAGCGAGAGGCTCGCGTAGGGCTGCGAGATGCGCACGATGGTGATCGTGGGTCCGGACAGTGCGGTGACCTTCACCGCGAAGCTGAAGCTTCTGTCCGGAGCGTTCGCGGTCGGGCCCTCCTTGCCGAGGTAGGTGATGGCCACCGCCTGGGACGGGTAGGGCGCTTCGGGCGGCGGCGGATCGTGGGGCCGGGTCGCGAAGAGGTAGCCGCCGCCCCCGACGAGGGCGACCGCCGTGGCGGATGCGAGCACGGCACGGCGATGCCGGGCGTACAGGCTCGTCAGACGCTCGCGTGGGGTCCCGGGGAGGAGCGGCGGCACCGGCTCGACGGTGTCCCGCGCGCGCGTGCCCTCGCCCGGCTCGACCGGACCGACGCCGCTCAACTCCAGGGCCCTCCCGTCGGATCGCCGTCGCGGTACCGCTCCGTGCAGCGTTCCCGCGCGCCGCGGTCGATCAGTTCCCGCGCCGCCTGTTCGCCCGAGCGTTTCTTCTCGGCCCGGGCCGCGTCCACGACGTCCATCAGGATCTCGTACTGCCCGTTGGACAGGCCCATCGACTGGTAGTCCCCGTAGGTGTCGCTGTCCAGCACCTCCCGCGACCAGTGGGCGACGATCCGCGCGCACAGATCCTCGGGAGGCGTGGCCGACGGCGTGCCGGAGGCGGCCCGCGTGCTCGCCGCTCCGCCCCGCGGCCCGGACTCGCCGCACCCGGCGGCCAGAGCGCCGGTCACGAGCACCAGCGCAAGCACCGGACCCCGCCAAGAGGGCCCACCCGTTCGCATCCCATGACGCTATGCCGCCGGGTGCCCGGGATCAACGCCGCCCGCGGACAAGGGTCTTCCGGTGGGTCAGTTCGTCGCGTCGACGCGCTGCGCGTCGCTCGGATTCACATCGCGCAGCAGGCACGTCAGCCGCGCACTGCACACCCGCCTGCCGTCCTCGTCACTGATCACGATCTCGTACGTGGCCGTCGAGCGGCCCCGGTGCAGGGGCGTGGCCACTCCGGTCACCAGGCCGGAACGGGCGCCCCGGTGGTGGGTGCAGTTCAGGTCGACGCCGACGGCGATCTTGGAGCTGCCGCCGTGCAGCATGGCGCCGACCGAGCCGAGCGTCTCGGCGAGCACGGCGGAGGCGCCGCCGTGCAGGAGCCCGTACGGCTGGGTGTTGCCCTCGACCGGCATGGTGCCCACCACGCGGTCCGCGGAGGCCTCGACGACCTCGACGCCCATGCGCGCGCCGAGGTGTCCGGCGGAGAACATGGCGACCAGGTCCACGCCGAGCGCCGCGTACTCGTCGATGACCTCTTGCGGGAATTTCGCGTGGTGCTGCTCGCCCATGGGTCCTGCTCCTTCGTCGTCGATCACGCTGCCCCGAGCGGCCGCGCTGGCTAAGCGAACGCTCAGTTGGCTGCCGATTGTTCCAGACGCACGACGACGGACTTGCTGGCGGGCGTGTTGCTGGTGTCGGCGGTGGCGTCCAGCGGCACCAGGACGTTCGTCTCCGGGTAGTACGCGGCCGCGCAGCCGCGGGCCGTCGGGTAGTGCACGACCCGGAAACCGGGGGCGCGCCGCTCCACGCCGTCCTTCCACTCGCCGACCAGATCGGTGTACGAGCCGTCGGCGAGGCCGAGCTCGCGGGCGTCCTCGGGGTTGACGAGGACGACCCGCCGGCCGTTCTTGATGCCCCTGTAGCGGTCGTCCAGGCCGTAGATCGTGGTGTTGTACTGGTCGTGCGAGCGCAGGGTCTGCAGGAGGAGCCGGCCCTTCGGGAGCTTCGGGTACTCGACGGGCGCGGCCGTGAAGTTGGCCTTTCCGGTGGCGGTGGGGAAGCGGCGCTCGTCGCGCGGGGCGTGCGGCAGGGCGAAGCCGTTCGGGTCGGCCACGCGCGCGTTGAAGTCCTCGAAGCCCGGGATCACCCTCGCGATGCGGTCGCGGACCGTGGCGTAGTCCTTCTCGAACTCCTCCCAGGGCGTGCGGGATTCGTCGCCGAGGACGCGGCGGGCGAGGCGGGACACGATGGCGGGCTCGGACAGCAGGTGCTCGCTCGCGGGCTCCAGGCGGCCGCGTGAGGCGTGCACCATGCCCATGGAGTCCTCGACGGTCACGAACTGCTCGCCACCGCCCTGCAGATCGCGCTCGGTGCGGCCGAGGGTCGGCAGGATGAGGGCACGCGCGCCCGTGACGGCGTGCGAGCGGTTGAGCTTCGTCGACACATGGACGGTGAGGCGGGCGCGGCGCATCGCCGCCTCGGTGACCTCGGTGTCGGGGGAGGCCGACACGAAGTTGCCGCCCATCGCGAAGAAGACCTTGGCCTTGTCGTCGCGCATCGCGCGGATGGCCCGTACGACGTCGTAGCCGTGGCCGCGCGGCGGGGCGAAGCCGAACTCCTTCTCCAGGGCGTCCAGGAAGGCGGGCGCGGGGCGCTCGAAGATGCCCATCGTGCGGTCGCCCTGCACGTTCGAATGGCCGCGGACCGGGCATACGCCCGCGCCCGGGCGGCCGATGTTGCCGCGCAGCAGCAGGAAGTTGACGACCTCGCGGATGGTCGGCACGGAGTGCTTGTGCTGGGTGAGACCCATGGCCCAGCAGACGATGGTGCGCTCGGAGGCGAGGACCATGCGCAGGGCCTCGTCGATCTGCTCGCGCGTGAGGCCTGTCGCGGTGAGCGTCTCGTCCCAGTCGGCGGCGCGGGCGGCCTCGGTGAACTCCTCGTAGCCGTGGGTGTGTTCGCCGACGAACGACTCGTCGACGGCGCCCTCGGTCTCCAGGATCAGCTTGTTCAGGAGGCGGAAGAGGGCCTGGTCGCCGCCGATGCGGATCTGCAGGAACAGGTCGGTGAGCGCGGCGCCCTTGAACATGCCCTGGGGGGTCTGCGGGTTCTTGAAGCGCTCCATGCCCGCCTCGGGCAGCGGGTTCACGGTGATGATCCTCGCGCCGCCCGCCTTCGCCTTCTCCAGGGCGGAGAGCATGCGCGGGTGGTTCGTGCCCGGGTTCTGCCCGGCGACGATGATCAGGTCGGCCTTGTAGAGGTCCTCCAGGAGGACGCTGCCCTTGCCGATGCCGATGGTCTCGTTGAGCGCGGAACCCGACGACTCGTGGCACATGTTGGAGCAGTCCGGCAGGTTGTTCGTGCCGAACTCGCGGGCGAACAGCTGGTACAGGAACGCCGCCTCGTTGCTGGTGCGCCCCGAGGTGTAGAACAGCGCCTCGTCGGGGGAGGCCAGGCCGGTGAGCTCCTCGGCGATGATGTCGAAGGCACGCTCCCAGGGCACCGCCTCGTAGCGCTCGGCGCCCTCCGCGAGATACATGGGCTGGGTGAGACGGCCCTGCTGGCCCAGCCAGTAGCCGCTGCGGGTCGCGAGGTCGGCGACCGTGTGCGCGGCGAAGAAGTCCGGGGTCACGCGGCGCAGCGTGGCCTCCTCGGCGACCGCCTTCGCGCCGTTCTCGCAGAACTCCGCCGTGTGCCGGTGCTCAGGCTCCGGCCAGGCGCAGCCGGGGCAGTCGAAGCCGTCCTTCTGATTGACCCGCAGCAGCGTCAGTGCCGTGCGCTTCACACCCATCTGCTGCTGGGCCATGCGCAGGCTGTGCCCGACTGCGGGCAGTCCGGCGGCGGCGTGCTTCGGGCCGGCGACCTGCGGCGCGTCCTGAACCGGATCACTCTGGGGCGGCTTGCCGGCCATCTCGGCCTCCTCTTCGAGCACACGTATGAGGTACGTCTTCGATCCTCCCACGTGGTGGTGACAACGATCGCGGCCCGTCCGAAGCGATGATCGTGCACGGTGTGAAAGGCGTGACGGACACGGCGCGAGGGCGGTCGTGGAGGGCGGGGCGGGTCCGACTGTCAGTGGGGCGTGGCAGGATCGGGGGCGTGGCAGATTCAGCATCGAAGAAGACCGAGAAGACCTCCGGCGGCGGACGCCCGCGGCTGATGCTCATGGACGGGCATTCGCTGGCGTACCGAGCGTTCTTCGCGCTGCCCGCGGAGAACTTCACGACGGCGACGGGCCAGCCGACGAACGCGATCTACGGCTTCGCGTCGATGCTCGCCAACACGCTGCGCGACGAGGCGCCCACGCACTTCGCGGTGGCGTTCGACGTCTCGCGCAAGACATGGCGCTCGGAGGAGTTCACCGAGTACAAGGCGAACAGGTCGAAGACCCCGGACGAGTTCAAGGGCCAGGTCGAGCTGATCGGCGAGCTCCTCGACGCGATGCACGCCGAGCGGT from Streptomyces sp. NBC_00258 includes:
- a CDS encoding ANTAR domain-containing response regulator, with translation MTAPESPQPVDAPDDDKSHVPPLTTRVVIAEDEALIRLDLKEMLEEEGYTVVGEAGDGEQAVELAREHRPDLVILDVKMPKLDGISAAEKIAEESIAPVLMLTAFSQRDLVERARDAGAMAYLVKPFSKSDVVPAIEMAVSRFTELKALEKEIEDLTTRLETRKLVDRAKSVLQTEYGLSEPAAFRWIQKTSMDRRMSMQQVAEAVIQDADEKKAAKG
- a CDS encoding ABC transporter ATP-binding protein, giving the protein MTALLEVEDLRVAYGKIEAVKGISFKVDAGQVVTLIGTNGAGKTTTLRTLSGLLKPVGGQIKFQGKSLKKTPAHQIVSLGLAHSPEGRHIFPRMTIEDNLRLGAFLRTDKAGIDKDIQRAYDLFPILGERRKQAAGTLSGGEQQMLAMGRALMSQPKLLMLDEPSMGLSPIMMQKIMATISELKSQGTTILLVEQNAQAALSLADQGHVMEVGSIVLSGSGQDLLHDESVRKAYLGED
- a CDS encoding ABC transporter ATP-binding protein; the encoded protein is MTTDITTKGAAPGATAPGETVLDARGVTMRFGGLTAVRNVDLQVNSGEIVGLIGPNGAGKTTFFNCLTGLYTPTEGEVRYKGKVLPPQSFKVTAAGVARTFQNIRLFSNMTVLENVLVGRHTRTKEGLWSALVRGPGFKKAEKTSEDRAMELLEFIGLAAKRDHLARNLPYGEQRKLEIARALASEPGLLLLDEPTAGMNPQETRATEELVFAIRDMGIAVLVIEHDMRFIFNLCDRVAVLVQGEKLVEGDSATVQGDERVIAAYLGEPFEDAPGQEEVAEVEAAEAQADASTDAAPRKENDR
- a CDS encoding branched-chain amino acid ABC transporter permease — encoded protein: MTTQTTSPQTPAKEPAGSTAGLIGIPPNIGRALATGGGILTIISTFLAWTWTAAFPGDLTVYGYPGGLQVLVLIGGALTTLFGLSSYGIKGLRWLTPAGADSAIKLAALAAFATAWYTIIAISTKLGGLANLEPGGWIVAVATLAALVGSLALPFQRPAPDPHDPDDTAWEQFRHQRRYDVTVVKAAFASGTTKPQAHKLPAYAEILVIVAALALGLTVFTYGIGTEYDEQFIGFLITAGLGFAAAAKAGLVNRLSALTSKHRNVTMIGAFVAAAAFPFTQSDDQYATIGVYILIFATVALGLNIVVGLAGLLDLGYVAFLGVGAYTAAMVSGSPSSPFDIHLPFWASALLGAAVAMVFGVLIGAPTLRLRGDYLAIVTLGFGEIFRITVLNMDGTSGPDITNGSNGISSIPNLNILGFDFGQEHTIAGFTIARFANYFLLMLLITLVVVVVFRRSGDSRIGRAWVAIREDETAALAMGINGFRVKLIAFALGAALAGLAGSVQAHVTYTVTPEQYQFAHVVPPNSAFLLAAVVLGGMGTISGPLVGAALLYLIPAKLQFLGDYQLLAFGLALVLLMRFRPEGLIPNRRRQLEFHEEAEAPTVLSKAGA
- a CDS encoding branched-chain amino acid ABC transporter permease — protein: MNELPQQLVNGLLLGSMYGLVAIGYTMVYGIVQLINFAHGEIFMTGAFGALTVYLYVLPDGTTMWIALPLMLVGAIFVAVTVAVGAERFAYRPLRTAPRLAPLITAIGLSLALQQAVWAWYPNAKSARTFPQIEGGPFEIGSVTIQTGDVFLFVAAPISMAVLAYFVMKTRTGRGMQATAQDPDTAKLMGINTDRIIVVAFALGAAFAAVGGLAYGLKYGQIDFRMGFILGLKAFTAAVLGGIGNIYGAMIGGVVLGLAETMATAYIADVPGMSQLGGQSWANVWAFVLLILVLLFRPQGLLGERVADRA
- a CDS encoding branched-chain amino acid ABC transporter substrate-binding protein codes for the protein MRQRSLIAITAALAAGALTLTACGSRDEDGGGSDSNGGGTTVVIGVDAPLTGDLSALGLGIKNSVDLAAKTANKEKTVEGVTFKVEALDDQAQPSSGQQNATKLVADKDVLGVVGPLNSSVAESMQKVFDDAKLVEVSPANTNPALTQGTKWNGGEKARPYKSYFRTATTDAIQGPFAAQYVYNDAKKKSVYVIDDKKTYGAGLAATFTDEFKKLGGKVVGTQHIDPDTKDFSAVATQVKSSGADVVYYGGEYPQAGPLSKQIKAAGAKIPLVGGDGIYSADFIKLAGASGTGDLATSVGAPVEDLPSAKEFVASYKAAGYKEAYEAYGGYSYDSGWAIIEAVKKVVEDNDGKLPDDARAKVTEAMQGVSFDGVTGKVSFDEYGDATNKQLTVYSVEGGTWKPVKSGTYTG
- a CDS encoding Tat pathway signal sequence domain protein; the protein is MSGVGPVEPGEGTRARDTVEPVPPLLPGTPRERLTSLYARHRRAVLASATAVALVGGGGYLFATRPHDPPPPEAPYPSQAVAITYLGKEGPTANAPDRSFSFAVKVTALSGPTITIVRISQPYASLSLTSVPPPPFRTKPGFGHKIVVTMHVTECANVPSNAALPFLDVTLRNTRAIEDHSFILGERYAHDLSGALQVACSNDSRSAPKQ
- a CDS encoding PaaI family thioesterase → MGEQHHAKFPQEVIDEYAALGVDLVAMFSAGHLGARMGVEVVEASADRVVGTMPVEGNTQPYGLLHGGASAVLAETLGSVGAMLHGGSSKIAVGVDLNCTHHRGARSGLVTGVATPLHRGRSTATYEIVISDEDGRRVCSARLTCLLRDVNPSDAQRVDATN